The Drosophila mauritiana strain mau12 chromosome 2R, ASM438214v1, whole genome shotgun sequence genome has a segment encoding these proteins:
- the LOC117137814 gene encoding ejaculatory bulb-specific protein 3, giving the protein MKAPLALVFCVIVGLAAAAPEKTYTNKYDGVNVDEVLTNNRVLGNYLKCLMDKGPCTAEGRELKRLLPDALHSDCSKCTEVQRKNSQKVINYLRANKAGEWKLLLNKYDPQGIYRAKHEGH; this is encoded by the coding sequence ATGAAAGCCCCACTAGCTCTAGTGTTCTGTGTTATTGTCGGTCTTGCGGCCGCCGCCCCTGAAAAAACCTACACCAACAAGTACGACGGTGTCAACGTGGATGAAGTTCTGACCAACAACCGAGTGTTGGGTAATTATCTCAAGTGCCTGATGGACAAGGGCCCATGCACAGCAGAGGGCCGTGAACTGAAGCGTCTTCTACCCGACGCCCTGCATTCCGACTGCTCAAAGTGCACGGAAGTCCAACGCAAAAACTCACAGAAGGTAATCAACTACCTTCGTGCCAACAAAGCCGGCGAATGGAAGCTGCTCCTGAACAAGTACGATCCCCAAGGCATCTACAGAGCAAAGCACGAGGGACACTGA